Part of the Benincasa hispida cultivar B227 chromosome 12, ASM972705v1, whole genome shotgun sequence genome is shown below.
AGCCTCCACCTTTTCTTCGACTACtctttaaaaattttctatcaTTTTCCTCCTCAAAAGTTCTTAGAgaccactcttccaagttctttggaatcctagagaatagcaagATAACTTTGTTGGTGGTGTTCTTCTTCATTAGAGAAGTTCGAGATTGTTGATAATGGTGGAAGAGGAAAGCTAGAAGAATAAACAAAggtgagttttgatttcttcttttcttcctcttttctagcatgcttatagttttgtttgaatgtttatcctacaaatgcatGTGTTTATTTTACTggttttgtttccataaaaatcgaatgtctaaatgcaagacattcacacgcttccgcgagaatttgattccttcaccATGCTAGTTAAGTTCGTCAAATCATTGCGAATTTCTGATAGTTTCTCACATATAACTCTATAAGACTTGTTTTTCTTATGTTTTCATGAGGATTTTGTGTGCTTCTCTACATGCCTCTATTACGTGTGTCAGGTTGCTTCATATGAGATTGACAAATTTGGGGGGAGTTGCTCATCATGATCGCCATGTCCCATAGTCGCCTCATCGTGATCAAACTCCTCAAATTCAACGTTCGCGGGGAGTTGGTCGAAAGAGTGTTGATTAGCCTCAACATCACCACCTTCAGGTATATCTTGATCAaccattcttctttctttaagCACTTGGGTCACATCGAACCCTAGTAGTTTATCCTCTTTGTACCTCATCTCATTTTCCATCAATATAAGTTTTGGAATAACAATAGCCTATATATAAAAGTAGTTAACATTAGCATGAAAGATTACTCGATTAGTTACACGATCACACAATAAAATAGATGATTGTTACTTAAagctatatgatcatttagttcatgctaaacgatcgtttattataagataaatgatcgtatagtataaGCTAAAAGATCAATTATCttataactaaacgatcgtctagataAATCTAAATGATCTTTTAACTTATACTAAATGATTTCACGATTTCAGGTAAACCCCAGTGTATATAGAAACACATTCTTACTTTTTTGGGTTGGAAGACATCCCTTTCTAGTAGCTTTCAAGATGGTGAGACCGCACATGTCCACTTCAAAATACATGGGATTGCATTCTTACTAACTTTGGTAGTTATGAACTTACTAGATGAAGACAATAATTTGTAAGCTCATACCTACACAATTAAATAGACAACATTGTTAGTATACAACATATAAATTAGTTGATATTGAAATAAATTGGAACAATACGTACTTGAAATGCATGTGCAAATCCCTTTATGCAGTGATGTGTGACGTATTTGGGATTTAGTTGTCTCTTACCTCTTTTTCCCATGCAAAATGTTCTTCAAACTTTCCAATGTCCGTTTATATTTGACCAAGAATTAGTCATAGTGTCTGAAGACTCAGTGTCATCGACAATCCCAAGTTTCTTCAAATTGAATTGGGTTTTCTTGTCTTTTCCTATCATCACCATTTCTATGTATAATGCCAATGCAACCTTCACAACATCTTTGTGGttcaaaaatttaaacttttcaaatgcaGCAGCCACATCCTTACAGAGAATTAGTTTGCTATCGTCCTTCGGTTCAAGGATGAGATGTCGTAGCCTCTCACAGCTGGTATCCCTTTCCAATCTTTCCTCTGTCGGCCATAATCTAATaaccaaacaaaaattatattgTGTGAATATTACCTTCTTCCCCATGATGTTGAAGCTTACAACATCTGGATTCTCATTAGTGACCTCTTTTAGAAGAAAATGATGCACAAGTTGGCCATTGAATACAAGGTGACGTCTAATAATGGACCAAATCATGTTTTTCGGAACATGTCCATCTATGTTTTTGTTAGTTTCTTCTTAATTAGTGCATTCTTCTTGCCAATGTGGGCCAAGCGGTAGCAGGAAAATTTTTCTCAATTGGGACTGAGTGCGCAATCTACAATATATCAAACATATATGATCAAGTATTAAAAGATATGAGATCGAGTATGAAAGACTAAAGGATCGAGTAtgaaaagctaaatgatcgtataacttttgctaaacgatcgtttaacaaaagcttttgctatacgatcgatTATATAAATCTACGAGACCTAGTATATGAATCTATCCGATATAGTATTAAAAGCTATATGATCGATTATATAAACTATGTGATCGATTATATAGAGTTATAAGATCAATTATACAAAGCTAAGCGATTTATATCCATGTACTAAACGAACCCTAAACCCTAATCAAACCCATGTACTGAATGATTTCAAACAATAACAAACGAGAGTACCATACCTTTCAGATTATTGGAACGGTGGAGAAGGAGTTCAAACGAAAGTGAAAATGAGTAGATACGACCGACGAGTAGCGAACCACGTCAAAGACAAAGGGAGACATTGAGAGAAAACTGAGAGGAGTACTCGAATGCAAATATGAATGCGAATAAGCAGCTGGTAAACGAGATGGAATATGCGCttgtttggttttaaaaaataaaagtatatcTGATATTTCGCATGTGAAAAAGGTCatcaaaggaaaattttttgctttttgggttattttatgaaaatttccgTCAATTCTTCCCCAGTTAAACTTAGGGCGAATAGGCGACTAAAGATTTTTaacaagttaaaaaaaaagttaaaaaaaaaatcctcaagcGAACGGAACGAGGTGATTTCGTCACCGAATTCCGCCGTCTTGACGGAGATTGTCTATTTCCTGATTCCCAAGCCACCGCGGTAGACTTccgatttaatataaataagtaCAATCCCTTGCGTCTACTACCTGAACAAGAAATTCGCAGACGCATCATACCCTTCTAACTTCTGTTCTCTAAATTTCCGGCAGCATTTTCTGATTCCCAGCGTCGATTTTTACAGCAGCTGTTTCTGTTTGTCCCTcaaaattgtctttaaattaCGATCAATCTCCTCTTATAGAAATTCATATTACAACTTCCGCCGACACCAACATGATGCTCAGAATTCGCAGTAGAGATGGCCTGGAGCGAGTCGCTGTAGAGAACCCACACATCACAATCGCTCAACTTAAAGCCGTAATTCAATCCCAGCTCAAAATCCCAATCCAGAACCAAACCCTCTCCACTAACCAAAATATTCTATTGGCGAAGACTCATGACGATCTTTCCAAATTCACTGACATGTCTAATCCTAATACCCACCTCTCGTCGCTTAATTTGTCTCATGGGTCTATTGTCTTTCTCGCCTACGAGGGCGAGCGCACTGTTGCTGGGCCTACTTTCCATCCCGCCGGATCCTTTGGCCGTAAAATGACTATGGATGATCTAATTGCTAAGCAGATGCGGATCACTCGTCAAGAAAACCCGCACTGTGAATTGGTCTCTTTCGACCGGGATTGCGCCAATGCTTTCCAGCATTATGTTAATGAGACGCTAGCCTTCGCTGTCAAACGTGGGGGGATGATGTACGGAACCGTGTCCCCAGAAGGCAAGGTCGAGGTAGATTTCATATATGAGCCGCCACAGCAAGGGACTGAGgacaatttactgtttttccgaGATCACGATGAGGAAAGATTGGTGGAAGCAATTGCAGTTGGGTTGGGGATGAGGAAAGTTGGGTTTATATTCACGCAGACAATTAGTCAGGACAAAAAGGACTACACCCTATCCAACAAGGAAGTACTCCAGGCGGCTCAGTTTCACTCCGAGAGCGAGTTGAAGGAGTGGGTGACAGCAGTTGTGAAGTTGGAGGTGAACGAGGACGGTGGTGCTGATGTTCATTTTGAGGCTTTTCAAATGAGTGACATGTGTATTAGATTGTTCAAGGAAGGTTGGTTTGAGACGGATATTGGAGAGGATTTTGATCCCAAGCTCTCGAAAATGAAGAAAGACGTTGTTGTTGGTGTCAAAGACACTAGAGATGTTGACAATGATTTTTTCCTGGTCGTCGTTAAGATTTTCGACCATCAGGTTCGTCGACCCTTTAATTTTCCTAATCATATTGCCTAATTCCTCTGCTGTGTCGAATTGTAtttgttttctcttcaattaatgACTCAGAATTGCAATCATTGAACTTGTTTCCACATAAATCTCGgtgttttcttaatttttcctTGTATGTTGCTTCCTTGACACATGACATAACTCCTATGACCTATCATGATTGAAAGTGGATAGTCTACTTGCTTTGTAAATTGAATGTGTTAGCTCTAGCTATTGGCCGGAGCGTAGGAGTTGGTGGTTCTGGGGTGGtgtattttccattttcttgGGGCCAGAATATTAGCTCTACTTGgtaatagtttttgaaaatatcaaTTTGGTAATTCGTTCATTCAATATTTGTAATTTATTCTACCATAACAGGATTTAGCAGATTACTCGTATCAAGTAAGAAGAATGTGATGGTTGATGTAAAATGTTGCTTCTATTCTCTTTCTCTAAGTTTTTCTTTCTCAGATGTATCCTTCTCGCAGATAGTTTTCATGATAAAATTCTTTGAAATGGACGAGTGCGAAAAATCTTTTTCCTTTTGTGAACCATGGGCCAAGTCGGACCTTCAATATTGTTCCCAGCTCAAGTTACCAAAGCCTTAGACtccattctctctttttaccaCATCTAGATCGGTCAAGAGTGagaatcactttttttttaaaaaaaaaaaaaattcactaatCGCTGCCTAgctctcctttttcttttccattcttGCTCACTCTTAAAATTGAATTCCCGAGTTCCATAATGATGATATTTACAATGGGAAAAAACTTCCTTAATTGTTTCAAGTATAAAACGTTTTCTCTTGTGATCTATCATGTTTTTCTGGCTTATGATTTTTTTCTCATACAAGAATTAACTGTACGTTTGTGCTTTATGTttcttcaccttttttttttgtcttcttaGTAGCTGCTTGATTGGGTATGTTCAAAATTTTCTTATAGCATCTTTATCAGATCTAAGAACCAATTACTTACCCTGGAAGGGTTGTACACAACATTTAAGGAAATTGTGTTTAAGTGGTCACCTTACTGTCACCTGCTTAGTATTAAAGTCCCCCAAGTTTCTAGACTCAAATATTGTATGATCATATGATAATCATATCATAATGTTTAGCTCAGTAAATATTGAGGCCTTGGAAGTTTTTCTTAATGCTTAAAAGATGAAATGAGGACCAATGGTTTCCTTATTGATTTACTGATATAGTTTCTGGGGTTTACCATGTGTTGTTGCAATTAATAGTTCCCGGATGATTTTCTTATTGCTAATGGGTCTAAGGTGTTGTTACAAGTTACTATATCAGTCTTGTCACCTTTGAAGGAAGACAGAATTTGAACAaggtttattttattactaATGAGTCTATCAAGGACTATGGACTCATAAATTGAAAggagttaattttttaattaatcttgAAAAAGTCTTTGACCGTGTGGATTGGAGTTTTTGTTATAGGGCTTATAAAAGAAGGGTTTTGAGTTCAAGTGGAGAATGTGGGTTTGGAGTTGTCTAGTGATTAATCAATTTGGTTAAGAGGAAATTAGTGGAAGAACTTTAGCTTACAGGGAGGGGTTAGGGAGGGATATCTCTTATCCCTGATATTTTCCCAGTTGTTGATGTCTAAAGAAAATTAGTGTCAACAAGAACAGATAAGGATCTTATTGAGGGATTCTATGTGGGGAGGTAAGGAATTttcctttctcatttttagTTTGCTGATAAT
Proteins encoded:
- the LOC120067056 gene encoding NPL4-like protein 1: MMLRIRSRDGLERVAVENPHITIAQLKAVIQSQLKIPIQNQTLSTNQNILLAKTHDDLSKFTDMSNPNTHLSSLNLSHGSIVFLAYEGERTVAGPTFHPAGSFGRKMTMDDLIAKQMRITRQENPHCELVSFDRDCANAFQHYVNETLAFAVKRGGMMYGTVSPEGKVEVDFIYEPPQQGTEDNLLFFRDHDEERLVEAIAVGLGMRKVGFIFTQTISQDKKDYTLSNKEVLQAAQFHSESELKEWVTAVVKLEVNEDGGADVHFEAFQMSDMCIRLFKEGWFETDIGEDFDPKLSKMKKDVVVGVKDTRDVDNDFFLVVVKIFDHQGPLSTIFPIENRNAPVTMKALKNHLDRSKGLPFVKRISDFHLLLSLARVLDVSSDVPALAECVQTQTAVPEGYKILIESMASAA